In the genome of Globicephala melas chromosome 3, mGloMel1.2, whole genome shotgun sequence, one region contains:
- the SETD9 gene encoding SET domain-containing protein 9, whose translation MPGRLLRGLWQRWRRYKYRFVPWIALNLSHNPRTLRYVPEESKDKVISDEEVLGTLLKVFQALFVNDFNKQSDILTVFPEPVKSKYQDLLSVQHPGVKQLEYRHQQQNTFTPEEILYKTLGFSVTRAPSTLISAGKGVFVNKGLVPKGAVVSMYPGTVYQKYEPIFFQSIGNPFIFRCLDGVLIDGNDKGISKVVYRSCNGRDQLGPLKMSDSTWLTSEIHNPLAVGQYVNNCSNDRAANVCYQEFDVPAVFPIELKQYLPNIAYSYDKQSPLRCVILVALRDIKQGEELFSNYYTIVS comes from the exons ATGCCGGGCCGCCTGCTGCGCGGCCTCTGGCAGCGATGGCGTCGTTACAAGTACCGCTTCGTACCCTGGATCGCGCTGAACCTAAGCCACAACCCGAG GACCCTCCGATACGTTCCAGAGGAATCCAAAGACAAAGTTATCTCAGATGAAGAGGTCCTAGGAACATTACTGAAAGTTTTCCAGGCTCTATTCGTAAATGATTTCAATAAACAATCAGATATCTTGACTGTGTTTCCAGAACCTGTTAAATCAAAATATCAAGACCTACTGTCAGTTCAGCATCCAGGGGTGAAACAGCTTGAATACAGACATCAACAGCAAAATACCTTTACACCAGAAGAAATTCTTTATAAGACATTGGGTTTCAGTGTCACCCGAGCACCTAGCACATTGATTTCGGCTGGAAAAGGTGTCTTCGTTAACAAAGGATTGGTACCAAAAGGCGCGGTTGTATCTATGTATCCTG GTACAGTATATCAAAAGTACGAGCCAATCTTTTTCCAGTCCATTggaaatccatttatttttagatgCCTGGATGGGGTACTCATTGATGGAAATGACAAAGGAATATCAAAAGTCGTGTATAG ATCTTGCAATGGGAGGGATCAACTTGGCCCTTTAAAAATGAGTGATAGTACATGGCTAACGTCAGAAATTCATAATCCACTGGCTGTAGGACAGTACGTCAACAATTGTTCAAATG ACAGAGCAGCTAATGTCTGTTATCAGGAATTTGATGTGCCTGCAGTTTTCCCTATAGAACTGAAGCAGTATCTTCCAAACATTGCGTACAGCTATGACAAACAAAG tccACTTCGATGTGTCATTCTTGTCGCACTCAGGGACATCAAACAAGGAGAAGAGCTTTTTTCAAACTACTATACAATTGTCAGCTAA